The genomic segment TTTCGACCAAATATGGTGGCTCTCTATCGTTGCGGCTGTTATGTCCTTCACGTATTCCACCATCGGCCTTATTATAGGCATTTCAAAGCTTGCAGGTAAGGGAGTTCATATGCAAATTAAACTTCAAAATTTAATCAATGGGGTGACTTGCATGGGAGACACTACATGAAATTTAAGTTATTTCGATGGTGGTGGCCGCCTCTCATCGATCAAATATGTTGTTTTTTACATTTGAAGATTTGAATGACAGAAAACGGGAAAATCAAGGGAAGTCTAACTGGGGTTGCCGTTGGCACCGGTCCAGGAGAAGTAACTCAAGCAGCAAAAATCTGGAGGAGCTTTCAAGCCCTTGGAGCCATTGCATTTGCCTATTCTTTCTCCCTCGTTCTCATTGAAATTCAGGTATTCTTGAATATTTGCACTAGAATCCAGGATCAAGACGAGTGATGACGGTAAGTGATgagattatattttattattgatttgattgtgtgGGGTTAATTTGGGAGAGAGTGAGACACGAACTAATCGCTGCTTCAAGGCCAGTCGCCCACTTTGATGATCGAACTGCCACTTTCATGTCGTATATACATGTAGATAAATGTATGTACTTTTAGATAGATTTCTGCAGCGAACTTGATCGATCCCATGACCAAAAATCCTGTATCATTGTTCGGCAATCTCCGAGGAGATCAAAATCTTGAGAAAATAGTTTCCATCTTATTTTTACACTCTGGTTGAACTTTAACTCACTGACAAAAATTAGTTCTGATCTATTTGTTTTCAATTGGTAGGATACGATCAAATCTCCACCATCCGAATACAAGACCATGAGAAAAGCCACTTCACTAAGTGTACTAGTGACAACAGTTTTCTACATGTCATGTGCCTGCTTCGGCTATGCAGCATTCGGAGACCAAGCCCCTGGAAACCTACTCACCGGTTTCGGCTATTTCAGTCCCTCTTGGCTTATTGATATAGCGAATGCTGCGATTATAATCCATCTCGTTGGAGCGTATCAAGTATTCTGTCAACCCCTTTTCGCGTTTGTCCAAAAAACGGCCGCCACATGGTTTTCTGAAAGCGAATTCATCACCAAAGAAATCTCCATCCCCATCCCCATCCCAGGCTACGAGCCTTACAAGCTCAATCTCTTTAGGCTTGTTTGGAGATCGATTTTTGTGGTCGTCACTAATGTCATTGCAATGGCACTGCCGTTCTTTACGGACATCGTTGGGATTCTTGGCGCGTTGGGATTCTGGCCACTAACGGTTTACTTCCCCGTGGAAATGTACATTGTGCAGAAGAGGATTCCCACATGGAGTGCCAGATGGATTGGCTTTCAGATTCTAAGTGTCACTTGCTTGATTGTATCTATTGCAGCAGCTGCAGGTTCTATTGCCGGAGTTGCTTCTCATCTTAAGGTTTACAAGCCATTCAAGAGTTGACACTTGCTTTCGTTTTAACTCTTAATTTTAGTTTGTTGTTGTGGATTTCATTGTATTATGCAAGTGTAAAAAGTGGCCATGTAAGCACTGTTTCCTGACTTTAAACGACAGGCTTCACGATTTTTCAAGAATCGTTGGGTAGTTTTACAGAATTCTTAAGAAAAGAACCCCTTtgttgttgatgataatatttgAGACAAACGAATTAATGTTTGATGCTTAGAGCCCACACAATATTAGAGATTCTTCCGTGTAATGTGTCTCTTGTAACAACATTTTAGTTCTTGATCATCGACAAATGAAAAATTCACATGATCTAATGAtattaaaatagaaaaaagaaCATCTTTCTATCGGGTATTCAAATTTGCGAACTAATTAATCAAgagatgataaaaataataattggaCATTTTTTCACAAAATGTTAATTCCAAAGTTGCAGAATCTGAGCACATGGATTGTTGCAGAATCTCATTTAGAGGCCTACCAATTCGCCATAGAATAGTTGCTAGGTGTATTAAATAATGTATacttttgagcaaatatggACATTTTACATGCAATGACAAATCAATATAAATGTGCCCTCTGTAGTATTTTTGACAATGGGAGACCTTCAAAATTAAAGCAAAATAAAGGTGTTCCCCTTTTACATTTTATCCAAGCTCCATTTTCTTGATTATTTTGGTGGATAAGAGCCTTTTTCTTGTCAAAATACATTTTGGCTTTTTTAATATTGCTATTTTGTGCACACTATCCCttttttaagttatttattCCAATAGAAGTATTCTTCACTATATTAatatagacaaaaacttgtgtgagacggtctcacgggtcgtttttgtgaaacggatctcttatttgagtcatccatgaaaaaatattattgtttatactaagagtattactttttatatgaatatcggtaggattgactcatctcacagataaaaattcgtgagaccgtctcacaaaagacctattcATTAACATAATATGTATATTTACTGTTCAacgattaaataaaaatatacgaaaataatttatttaattagtcgTGTTAAATTATTAGTTAAATTTCCGTTGAATGAGATTAGAAATCGAACCTGAAGCTTGAGTAGACTCCGAGTAACATGATAAACTGATTTTATTCCATTCAAAAAATTAACTAATATTTGAACTCATCTTAATGACATTTTTGGTATTATCGATTAATTATTCTACTCATATTAATGGTATCTGTTCATcttaaaaataacaaatttattATGTAGGAGTGTGCCAGTAAATATTTCAACATATGCTCGACAAAAGTAAGAACTGAAGTATTGCATTATCTATTAAAATTAATGCCCCATAATTAGAAACTGTGGATATTCCCGTTCTATCTAAAAAGCCCTTTATCCTTTGTGAGATTCTTCATCCATCCATATCTAAAATTTGCTCCTTCAAGCTTTGCGTCATGGCACATACTGCCTTTGTTACCTCTTCCATCTAATGAGCTGGATGATGTGGTCAATACGCCTTCGCCACCTCAACACCGTCGCGTGATGTTTCACGTGATCTACAACACTTTTGATATTCTTCTTGTCATCATTGCAGTTGTCATATTCACTTTGATGATCAAGTGGTGCTTTGGAGATGTTCTCCTTGTCCCATGATGCAATACCAGTatcttcaaatttgattgaaataAAAGAATCTTAGGTGACACACAAAAATAGCACTCTTAAGTACTGTAATGTTGTAGTTCTCTACAAAGATTTCAAGTTTTTCGTGTATAGATAATAAACATTACTTTCTCTGATCAGCAAAAGAGTTTAAAAGGGCTCAGATTGCAGCAGCTAGAAGAATTTCGGACAAGGAAAAACCCTTAGAGGAAACATTCTCTATTCTCTACATGAACTTGGCGATTTCATCAAATAATGGATCACCCTACGTTATACTACTTGCTGGATATATATATTTCacataaaaaatttctaaaaaagTAGAGATTGCATCCAAATAAAGTAGGACTACATTTTCTTATCAGCAAATCATACCTTCTTGGCTGTACACAGATGATGAAGTGATGATCAGATTCTGATGATCTGATTTCTTTGGTTTAACTTTGATCCGACGATCCAAAACTTTGGCAGATAAAATATTGTAGAATGTGTGGATGTTTTTGTTCTGGTGAAGGTGACAGATTTGGGTTTGGTGTGAATTAGCTGCTAAAACTAAGAGCCTCTCGTTCAGGCAAAACGCACAAACACCTACAACTATGTGTGTTGGATGTAAATAGCAGCATTCACAGAAACCATCTCTGTTGCACTCTTTCATTTTAATTTCTCTGCGTGCGTGCTTTAGCATGAGAAACAGAAAATGAGATGAAATGAACTTATCTTACATATATAGAGAAAGTGTGAGCTTGTGTGGTGCTTCTGCGCTCAAACGAGGTGTGTTTAAAAGTGGCTATTGTATTATAACACACTGAATTTGTACTTCccacaaaaaaaatttgaatttttttgtataattttttgaaaacacAAGTTctatatgataaaaaaaatggagCACATAATTGTACAAGGTTAGAATGGATGATGTAAAAATTATTCGGTAAAAGGAGCCACCAATCCCCGCATTACAAggaaaaaacccaaaaaaagtATACCAAAATGTTGAGATTCAATtaagaaataaaaatgaaaatgctGTAACCAAAATTTAAAGGTATCTGCATACACATGTAAAAAGGTtctattttaattttctttatgAATATAGCTTGTTAAGATCGTCGGAGAAGGTTTTCCGAATGACGTCCCTCTTGAGCTTGAGTGCCGCCGTAACAAGGCCAGATTCTGGAGTCCATGCTTCAGAAAGTAACTTCATCCTCGCAGGGATCTCGAATTTTTCTAGTCGAGCTGCCTTTGCTGCCTGCACAGAAGATTAATGTAGCAAAACAATCTTAACAGACCCGAAAGTGAAAGTGAGAGAGTtgatccaaaattttaaaaaaaatgcaatttttttgAAGGTGTTTCAAATATCGAGTTCGGCCTTTCAATTTTAGATAAACGTTGACACGTTACCAAAAAGAAAACCGTAGGGAAAGAGTGAGTGAATCTTGCAATTGACTGCCCACGAGCTAAAGTAGTCAAATTTTTATCGAGACAAGGTTGAGTTTGAATCAGATTGACATTGTAATAAATTCATGAATGCTGATAATCGATCAGACTGATTAGTACCTTTAGTATTGAACTTGAGACTTCCTTCAGTGTCTCTTCCTTCTCGCACAAGTCCGAAAAGTAAGAATACAAGATCCCTTGGTTCGAAGCCCAGGCTTCCAGAGCGGCCTGTGAAGCCACCACTAAGGCTACACAAAAACTATGGAAAGAATTGGCATGCAACATTATGTTGTCGATATATGGGCTAATACTCAAAGCAGCTTCAACCTGCATAGGAAATCTTTGAAATCTGAAAGGAGACTAATCTTACCAGAaaacaaacataaatataaaAGCACTTTCAGCAGCAGAGCCAAGAGCAACAGGGCAAAACTAAAACTCAAAAAATTGATGGGGGCCAAAATCAAATTTAATGGAATATATAGAAAATAGACGAGGGAGAGATCACCCATGCCTACCCCTCTGGCCTGTCATTTTCTTCATTTGTGCCTTACCTTTCCTAAAGAGACATATTCCCCATGTTGGAGTTTTACAATGTCCTTTTTGCGGTCAATGATCTCAAGGCAACCATCGCCATGGAATTGGCCAATGTCACCAGTGTAGAACCACCTCATTCCTCTCTCGTCCACCTTTGAATGATAGAGACATAAAAATTGATTCGCAAGACCATATTCTTAAAAGACAAATGATGCAAGAATTAAGCAAAGAACACAAATGATTACCTTGTATACTTCCTTCGTTTTCTCCTGATTTTTGAAGTATCCAAGTGTAACATTCGGCCCAccaacaacaatttctccccGTGGTTTTGGAGAATTGGTTATTAAATATCCTCCCTCAGGCCAATCAACCAactaaaaattttcaaatatttacggtaaaaaatatt from the Primulina tabacum isolate GXHZ01 chromosome 8, ASM2559414v2, whole genome shotgun sequence genome contains:
- the LOC142554408 gene encoding amino acid permease 3-like isoform X2 encodes the protein MVGRSGYVAFFLIGDIFQFFASGYVLPDREPRCRKEKPHLHGSGGIQVKACGAVQYLNIFGAAVGYTIASSLSMMAIMRSYCFNTKGKDSPCIISSKPYMIAFGVIEVILSQIPNFDQIWWLSIVAAVMSFTYSTIGLIIGISKLAENGKIKGSLTGVAVGTGPGEVTQAAKIWRSFQALGAIAFAYSFSLVLIEIQDTIKSPPSEYKTMRKATSLSVLVTTVFYMSCACFGYAAFGDQAPGNLLTGFGYFSPSWLIDIANAAIIIHLVGAYQVFCQPLFAFVQKTAATWFSESEFITKEISIPIPIPGYEPYKLNLFRLVWRSIFVVVTNVIAMALPFFTDIVGILGALGFWPLTVYFPVEMYIVQKRIPTWSARWIGFQILSVTCLIVSIAAAAGSIAGVASHLKVYKPFKS
- the LOC142554408 gene encoding amino acid permease 3-like isoform X1, coding for MVRDNRDSIAIDLSINVPPEGGSSTYLDDDGRLKRTGTVWTASAHIITAVIGSGVLSLSWATAQLGWLAGPVMLLFFSLVTYFNSLLLATSYRTENPDAGKRNHTYMEAVRAHLGGIQVKACGAVQYLNIFGAAVGYTIASSLSMMAIMRSYCFNTKGKDSPCIISSKPYMIAFGVIEVILSQIPNFDQIWWLSIVAAVMSFTYSTIGLIIGISKLAENGKIKGSLTGVAVGTGPGEVTQAAKIWRSFQALGAIAFAYSFSLVLIEIQDTIKSPPSEYKTMRKATSLSVLVTTVFYMSCACFGYAAFGDQAPGNLLTGFGYFSPSWLIDIANAAIIIHLVGAYQVFCQPLFAFVQKTAATWFSESEFITKEISIPIPIPGYEPYKLNLFRLVWRSIFVVVTNVIAMALPFFTDIVGILGALGFWPLTVYFPVEMYIVQKRIPTWSARWIGFQILSVTCLIVSIAAAAGSIAGVASHLKVYKPFKS